CTTCGATCTTCCGTACATTTTGCGTCGATGCGAAATGTGCGGCGTTAAACTGAACATCGGGAGAGATTCGTTGGAACCGAAAGTCTATACTTCGCGGGTGAATTTCCAGGAGAGAGAAATTGAGTATTCCAACATCGAAATTCCCGGACGACATATAATAGACACGTGGCTGCTGGTTCAGGGTTACGATTCGACGAGAAGGGAACTCGAAAGCTACGGGTTGAAGAATGTCGCAAAGCATTTCGGTTTCGCCTCGCAGGATAGAACCTACATCGAAGGCTCAAAGATTTCTGAAACATGGTTGAAGAATCCCGACACGCTGGTACGATACGCCTTGGACGACGTCAGAGAAACCCGAATGATCGCCGAGCATTTATCGCAAACGAGTTTTTATGTTTCTCAGATGCTGCCGTACAACTACGGGCAGATTCCCCGCCTCGGCTCAGCGGCAAAAATTGAATCGTTATTTGTTCGGGAGTATCTGCGAAAAAAACATTCAATACCGAAGCCGCAAATCGGCAGGCAGACAAGCGGCGGATACACCGATGTGTACATGCAGGGCCTCTTCGGTCCGGTAGTCCACGCGGATGTTGAATCGCTGTATCCGTCAATTATGCTAAGTTATAAGATTTCACCCGGGACTGATGAGCTCGGAGTATTTCAGAAGACTTTAAAACATCTGACGAAATTAAGACTGGATACCAAAAAAGAGATGAGAGAAGAGTTAGACTCGATGAAAAGATTCAGGCTGGACGCGATGCAATCCTCGCTGAAAATCTTGATCAACTCATTTTACGGGTATCTTGGTTATTCTCGCGGGATCTTTAATGATTACAAAGCCGCCGACATGGTTACCGAAACGGGGCAGAAGATTCTTCGACAAATGATCAGCCAGCTGTCAAATGAAGGTGCCGTACTTCTTGAGGTCGACACCGACGGATTATATTTCGTGCCTCCGCGTGAACATGTCGGAGAAGAAAACGAAAGAGGATTTATCACGAAGTTGTCTCGTACTTTGCCGCAGGGGATAAATCTCTCTCTGGATGGCAGATATGAAAAGATGCTCAGCTATAAGAAGAAGAATTACGCACTGCTCGGCTTTGACGGGAAAATAAAAGTCCGGGGTTCTTCATTAATATCGAGGAGCATGGAACGATTCGGCCGTGATTTCATACAAAAAGCGATTGAGTATTTGCTGCATGAAAATGTTAAGGCACTTCATGACCTTTATGTCGGCTACTCCCATAAAATCCTCAGTCGCGAACTTCCTACCGGGAACATTGCCAGAACTGAAACGGTTAGAGAATCCACCGAAGAATACGAAGCGGCGGTGAGAGCGAACCGCAGAAATCGGAGTGCAAGTTTTGAGGCGGCGATAGCTGCAGGCTTAAGTCTGAGAGCGGGCGAGCGAGTTACCTACTATATTGTCGGCAGCGATCCGCATCAGCCATCGTTTATGAACGCAAGGATCTACGATCCTGGCGGTTCCCTTCGAGACAAGAATGACGAAACCAGAAGAGATTACAATACGCAGTATTACATAAGGAAATTGGACGAATACGCAAAACGCTTTTTTGATTTCTTTGAGCCCGAGGATTTCCAGAAAATATTTTCTACTGATGAAGGCTCGTTGTTTGCGGTGACGCTGGATGGAATCAAAATCAGGGTAAACGAAGTCGGCGGAGTCGATACGAAAATTGAAGAAGAAGAGGAATAGAAAATTCTATCTGAGATTAAAGGCCGCCGATTTTCCTAACCTTCGTATTCTTTCCGCAAAATTTGAAAACCCTCCCGTTCAAGCATTTGTGCGGCGTGATCCATGATCTGTTCCGTGTCGAATGAGAGTCTGAACATCCCGCCTGTACCTTCTCGTACTTTCAGAAGCTCGATATCCTTTATGTTTATGCTTGAATCGGCGAGCGTTGTAGTAATTTCTTTGAGAACTCCGACTTTGTCTTCAACAACCACGTAAAGGTCATAGAGGGGATGCAAGAATCCTTTCCCGCCTTTACGAATTTGTGAACGGCCATATTTGGCGTTTTCAAATTCGCGCTCCACTTCTTTAAGCTTCCCCTGAGTGATGGAGACACGTAGATCGGAGAGCCTCTTAACAAAAACATCGATGATATCATCTATGTTGGCTCTGTTTGAAGCGATCACGTCTTTCCACACGGCGAAGTCGCTCGAAGCAATCCTCGTCATATCTCTAAAACCGCCGGCAGCGAGCGTGTTGAAGTTCTCGTCACGCTTCGAAAGTCCATTTATCAGATCCACGAGTTCTACGGCAATGAGCTGCGGCAGGTGGCTTGTGGCCGCGGCGATCTTGTCGTGTTTTGCCGAATCCATGAACAATATCCTGGCGCCAAGCTGTTGGATGGATTCGAGCAGAGACGATATTGTTTCTTCCGGATAATTTCTCAGCGGGCTGAGGACATAAACGGCATTCTGGAAAAGAAAAGGCTGCGCGGCTTCGACACCGGATTTTTCGGAACCTGCCATGGGATGTCCGCCCACAAAAACGATGTTCTTTGGAATGCATTCTTTTGCTGCATCCATGACAGGTTTTTTCACGCCCGCAACATCCGTAATTATTGTGCCATCATGTGCAACGGCCGCGACTTCTTTGATAACTTCAACTGTTTTATCTGAGGGGACGCAAATAAAAATTACCTCGGGGCCTTCGCTGCATATGTCGGAGACACTTTTCGATACTGTCACAAAGGGTATATGTTTCAAAATCGACTTCTCATTCTGGGGCAGATCGAGCACAAAGACACGGTGACCGCTTTTGGCGAGCGACAGCGCAATCGAGCCGCCGATCATTCCGCAACCGATCACACCTATCTTCTTCAGCGAATTAAAATTCTCAAATTCATCCAACTTCAGTTACTCCGACCTGTTTGAGAAAGGTGCTTGGCGAAGTGATCTCGTGTTCAGCCATTGTTTTGTTTCATCTGCCCATTGTTAAGCGACTTTCCTTCCGATAGCTTCAGCGATCAGTCTGATTTCCTTCATCATTTGAATGAACTGGTCAGGGAAGAGAGATTGCGGGCCGTCGGAGAGCGCCTTTGCCGGATCGTTGTGAACTTCGACCATAATCCCGTCGGCACCCACAGCGACGGCAGCTCTTGCGACCGGTACGACCTTTTCACGAATGCCGGTTGCATGGGACGGATCGACAATTACCGGGAGATGACTCTTTTTGTGTACGACAGGAATCGCGTTAATGTCGAGTGTATTCCTCGTGGAATTCTCGAATGTCCGTATCCCGCGCTCACACAACATAACGTTCCTGTTTCCTCCCGCAAGTATGTATTCAGCTGCCATAAGCCATTCTTCGACAGTTGCGGCGAGCCCGCGCTTCAGCATGACCGGTTTGGATATTTTCCCGATCTCTTTCAACAGAAAGAAATTCTGCATGTTGCGCGCGCCGACCTGAAGAATGTCGGCATATTGTGCCACTATATCAATCTGGCTTGTATCCATGACTTCGGTGATCACCAGGAGGTTGAATTTGTCTCCTGCCTTCCTCAGCAGCTTCAGTCCGTCTTCGCCCAATCCCTGAAACGAATAGGGGGAAGTTCTCGGCTTGAATGCGCCGCCGCGAAGAATCTTTGCTCCGTTCTTTGCGACATTATCCGCTATCGTGAAAAGTTGATTCTCATTTTCAACCGCGCATGGTCCAGCCATGACCACCACCTCGTTCCCGCCGATCTTTACCCCTTTGATCTCGATGACTGTTCCTTCCGGTTTGAATGTCCTGTTCGCGAGTTTGTACGGCTCCGTGACACGGTATACCTCGTCGACCCCCGGAAGAACCTGGATCTGCCTGTGGTCGAAATCGGGTTTTACTCCGATTGCGCCAAGTATAGTTCTCGAAACGCCTGTCGAACGATGGACGTCGAAGCCGAACTCGTTCAAAACTTTTATTACGTTTTCGATCTCGGCTTCCGATGCTTCTTCTTCAAATACCACAACCATGTTAGATGCTCCTTAGATTAAACTCTAATTGAAAATTTATGATTAAGAGAGATTTTTCTTTCTGGATTAACGACAAAATACAATTATATCTGTGAATAGAGTCAATTCCCCCATTGGGGGAAATAGAAATAGGAGTATAACCAGTTAGCCCAAACTGGTCGGGCGTCGGAGAGGGATTGTTGTATTTCGTTACTGCTTTTCACTGTCTGAATATAAACAACTAAGGTCTAATTCTGCAAGAAGATTCAGAAGAAATTACCCACAGGTTGCAAGATCTGATTTCGCGAATAGGCTGCCTGTTCAGGCTTCATCACCATCGCCTGACTCGTTCATTATTTCTAACTCAGTCATCGATGAGTTTTTTAGTTTTCCTCATCAAAGTATATTGGTAAAAATGCTTGAGATGCCGATAAATGATTGTGAGATAACGATGAGAAATCTCTTACCAATACTGGTCTTTTTCTTTCTTCCGACTTATATCATTGCTCAGAACGTTTCCTTCACTGTGATGGCAGCCGATTCGGCAAAGCCGATCAGTCCGTACATCTATGGAACAAATCAGCTGTTAGCCGGTGGAGAAAACTGGACCGCTATGCGAATCGGCGGGAACCGTCTTACCGGCTACAACTGGGAAAACAACGCATCCAATGCAGGCAGTGATTGGTTTCAATCGAGCGACGACTATCTCACATCAGTATTTAACATACCTTCGGACAGTTCCAATATTCCCGCGATTGTTACCGAGGCATTTTATAATCAGGCTCATCAGATCGGTTCTTATCCTCTCGTCACGCTTCAAATGGCAGGTTTCGTCGCGAAGGATAAGAATGGAACGGTTGATTCGTCGGAGACCGCTCCATCTTCGCGGTGGGCTTATGTGGCGTTTCAAAAAGGATCTCACCTTTCGCTTCAACCCGATACAGGCGATGACACTGTTTTCATGGATGAATATGTGAACTTTTTGGTGAGCAAATACGGAACTGCAAGCGCGCCCACCGGTATTCGCGGCTATGAGTTAGATAATGAACCCGACCTTTGGAATTCAACGCATCCGAGGCTTCATCCCTTGCAGCCGACGTGCCAGGAGATTATTTCCAGGTCAGTAAATCTGTCACGAGCTGTGAAGAAGATTGATTCTTCCGCCGAGATATTCGGACCTGTCTCCTACGGATTCAACGGCTATTTGTCTTTTCAAGGTGCCCCCGACTGGAGTACTGTCAGCGCCGGAAAAGGATATTCATGGTTCCTTGATTACTACCTGGATCAAATGAAAAGGGCGAGCGATTCCACAGGCAAAAGACTGCTCGACGTTCTCGACCTGCACTGGTATCCTGAGGCGCAGGGAAGCGACGGAAACAGGATTGTAAACTCCAACGCCACGACGACCGTTGATAACCTGGCGAGAGTTCAAGCCCCGCGGACTCTGTGGGATCCATCTTACAAAGAGCAAAGCTGGATCGCTCAGTATTTTCCATCGTATCTACCCCTCATTCCGAAAGTAATGGAGTCGATCGGCAGATATTATCCCGGAACAAAATTAGCATTTACTGAGATTAACTACGGCGGTGAGAATGACATCTCGGGTGCGCTGGCAACCGATGATGTCCTTGGAATATTTGCGAAGTACGGTGTCTATCTCGCCACATTCTGGCAGCTCAATGGTCCATCTCAATTCATTTCAGCTGCATACAAAATGTACAGGAACTATGATGGCGAAGACTCAAAGTTCGGTGATTATTATATCCCGTCACGAACCAGCGACAGCGTAGACTTCTCGATCTATGCGTCGATAAAGAGCGATGAGAACAAAATCCATCTGATAGTGATAAACAAGAACTACAACACAGGTGTAACCGGCAGCTTTTCCATTCTGTCATCAAAGCAAATCACAGGAGGAAGAGTCTGGGAGCTCAACCGTTATGGCTCGCAGATACATGAGCTCGACAGCGTGACAAATATATCCAACAATGCGTTTTCATACCCGATTGAAGCGGCATCAATCTGCCATTTTGTTTTGCAGACTTCGGCAACGACGAATATTGTCGAGAGAAACAGAACTCCGGACAAATTTGAATTGGCTGCGTATCCAAATCCTTTCAACCCCTCCTGTCGAATCCAGTACAATATCCCGGACAATTCAATCTCAAGACTCGAGGTCTATTCAGTCACCGGTGCTTTAATAAAAACTTTCGACGGGCTTTCTCATTCCGGTTCACTGACATGGGATGGCACGAACGAGAACAAACGGAAGGTAGCGTCGGGTGTGTATTTCGCTATTCTGCGAAATGCGGAACACCTGTTTGCAACAGAGAAATTGCTTTTGCTGAAATAACCGGAGGATCGGACGGGACGCTGTCCATTTTTAAGCTGGCGGCACGGTCTTCTGATCTCAGTATCGGTCCAGTCTAAAATTCTCTCCGAGATAGAGCTTTCTAGCTTCCGTATCGTTTGCGAGGAACTCTGACGTCCCCTCTTTTAATATTTTCCCTTCGAACAATAAGTAAGCACGATCCACGATAGAAAGTGTTTCGTGGACGTTATGGTCGGTTATCAGAACTCCGATCCCTCGCTTTTTCAGGTTCACCACGATTTTCATTATGTCTTCGACCGCAAGAGGATCGATTCCGGCAAAAGGTTCATCGAGGAGCATGAACTTCGGATCGGATGCGAGCGCGCGGGCTATTTCGGTTCTTCTTCGCTCGCCGCCGCTGAGAGCGTAACCGAGAGTTTTGCGGATGTTCGAAAGTCCCAGTTCTTCGACAAGCCGGTCGGCCTGATCCCTTCTTACCGTTCCATTTAATTTCCTGTATTCGAGGACAGCCATGATATTATCCTCAACCGTCATCTTCCGAAAAATAGAAGCCTCCTGCGGCAAATATCCGATTCCGAGGCGCGCCCTCTTGTACATCGGCAATCCCGTGATCTGAGTGACGCCTATGAATACGTTTCCCGAGTTTGGCTTAACCATTCCGACCATCATATAGAAAGTTGTCGTCTTGCCGGCGCCGTTCGGTCCGAGTAGACCGACAACCTCACCTTGACGGACTTCGACTGAGACGTCATTCACAACGTATCTTTTTTTATACCTTTTATATAGACCGCGCGAATGCAATACGCTGCTTTCAGAGAGCGTATAATCCATTTGTGCAGTTGAAGACTCGTTCATTTATCTAACTGCGAAATTTTTGTCCACTCCCGCGGAAACTCCGATTTTTCCGGACGATTTCTGTAGTAGATAAAACCCGCCAGGTTATAAGAGTCTACTCCACCCTTGACAAGTTTTTCCGGATAATATGTCCCCTCGACTCCGCTAATTACCGCGATTCTCTCTATCTTTCCGTCCTTGAAATACATCACGACCCGGTCACCGCTGACTCTGTTAACTCCGTTAGGTTTATTTTTGTCGTAAAGATAATACAAACTGGTTGCGTTATTTTCAACGATGATATGGTCCACCTTCCTGTCGTTCAGATACATTGTCAGTTTTTTGCCTTTGAGCTGGTTGTATCTGTCGGCGAAAATGGAATCGCTCTGCGACACAGCGAACGCCGCGCCGTCGACAACAACATGATCAATTTTCTTGTCGCGGATGTAAACCGTTATGCTGTCGCCGGTAAGCTGATTATCTTCGTGCCAGACGACAGGCTCCTTCTCCAGGACAACCATGCTGTCCTTGGAAAAATAAATTCCATAACCACAGTGCGCGGAAAGCGAGCCCCGAATTATCTGCACGCTGTCCTTCGCGATGAACCGCTCGTTTGCACTGTCACGGTAAGCTTCCATGATCAACGAGGTAATCATCATCGTGTCGATTTTTCCGTCCGAACTCGTATCGATTTGTACGAGAAGAGGTTCTCCGGTCATGAGGCTGTAGTTTCTTTTGCTGTAATCTTCGAAATGGAAACCGCGGACCGTAATATTGTTTTCGAGACTCTTTATCCTGACGTTTACATCCGCAAATGTCTTCTCTTCCTCCCGGTAATAAATAAGCTGGTCAGACGTCAATTGCGATGCTGAGTCGCGGACAAAAACGTCTCCGAAGAACTGTGCCACCTTGGTATCCGTGTTGTAATTGCCTCTGTCCGCGGTCAGGGTCCGGCGCCTGTCGTTTAGATAAACCGCACTATCGCTTGAAACGGTGCTTGTTTTCCCGAAATACGTCCCGTGTTTTGTTCGCAGCGTCAGAGTATCGTCCTCCACTCTCACGTTGCCGTAAAGATCGACGATATCCAGCGTCATGTTTTGAACTGCTCGGTCGCAATTCAGAGTCGTGTTTCCTCGCTGCATTACGACATGACCGACCAGGTCGCGGTAGCTATCCCCGTTTAGACTGTAGCCGACGAGGCTGTCTGCGTGAATCAATCGAACGGTCTGTTCCTGTGCGTTAGCCGCGACGAGAGGGAGCAGGCGGGAGGCGATCAAGAAGATGCAGGGAATTCTCAGCGTACGAATTACTGCTTCTAGATTCTTGCTACCGGTGACTTCTTTCCCGTCCTTTTTGTCGCTGAAGGTAAGACTCACTTTTCAGATTTTGCCTCCCCGCTGACGTTGAATATCTTGTAATTCCTGAGATCGCGGTCAGATTCCATACCGATTCCTTGTATGGTCTCCTTCGGGGAGACGATCCTCACGAAAACATCTGAAGTAACCTTTTGGGTCCTGTTGTTCCAGTAGAGTTGCTGGGTCCATAAAGTCGTCCCGCTGTCGTTATGGGCGTATACGTTCCCGATCGCTTCGAGATCGTTTGTCTGGTCATTCACAATGCCGCTGTCGGAAGTGAGATAACTCGTGTGGACTCCGCGATCGTCGAAAAAATCGACGCGGACACTGTCGCCGAGGTAAGTCTTGCTTTGATTGTTGAATACCACGGCGTGTCCTGCTTTTAGAACTCCTTTCGTTATTCCGCTATCGGTGAAAAGTATCGTCGAATTCCAGCTCTCCTGATCGGGAGGATTCCCGGAAATCGGTACCACTGTAGGTTTCAATTTTTCTTCGCAGCCGGTAAGGACGATAGCCGGCAACTGACAGCATACGTCTAAAATAAAAACAGCAAAAATTCCCGGGAGAATTTTTTTCATGATTCCGATTTGGAAGAAAGTCCCGCTTTTACAAGGTCGTGGAGATGGATCATGCCCGCCGGTTTATGAAAATCGTCCACGACTACCAGCTGCGAGATATTAAAATTCTCCATCAGTTCGAGAGCCGCAACGGCGAGTGTATTTTGTTTCACAAATTTTGGATTTCTTGTCATGACGTCGTCGATAATCAAGTGAGAAAAATCAAGATCCTTCTGCAGAAGCCTTCGTAAGTCGCCGTCTGTTATTATTCCGACGAGCTGATTATCAGAATTAACCACACAGGCGGCTCCCAATCTTCCCGACGTCATCACAAGAATCGTTTCCCTGAGAGATGTCGACACGGCAACCTTGGGGATGTCTTTCCCTTTCACCATCAGTTCCTCCAGTCGCAGGAAAAGCCGCTTGCCGAGGTTTCCGCCGGGATGGAACATAGCGAATTCTTCTTCGGTAAAATTCTTGCGATCCAGCAGTGCGATTGCGAGTGCGTCGCCGATGACGAGCGCTGCCGTCGTCGAGGCAGTGGGTGCCAGATCGTACGGGCATGCTTCTTGTTCAACACTTGCATCGAGAACGAAATCGCTTTCTCTTCCCAGCTTGGACACCTTGTTGCCGATGATCGAGATAATTGGAACTCCGATTCGCTTGAACAATGGAACGAGCTGTAGGATTTCTTCCGTGTCTCCGCTCTTCGAAATGCATACGACGACATCCTCCGGTCTCACCATTCCCAAATCGCCATGGACTGCGTCGCTTGGATGCATGTAAATGGCCGGCGTTCCGGTCGAATTCATAGTCGCCACGATCTTCCGCGCGATGAGGCCCGATTTTCCCATGCCGGTGATGACAACGCGGCCGTTTATTTTCGAAATCAAATCGACGACCCCCGCAAAGGCTTCATCTATTTTATTTTCGAGCGCGCGAATCGCTTCGGCTTCTATTCTGACTACTTCTTTTCCTTTTTTAATAGCATCCATCGGAGAATTCATATCTTCTTCTGCGCCTTTAAGATTAGATCGATTATTTCCCGGACGGCACCTTGTCCGCCGCGCGACTTGCTGACGTAATCGACTTTCGTCCGCACTTCTCTGACCGCATTTGCCGGCGCAGCGCTGAATCCGACTTTGCGAAGGAGCGGAAGGTCAAGGATGTCGTCGCCAACGTATGCGATCTCTGATGATTCAAGCGAATAGATTTTCTTGATCTCCTCGAATGGAGTTATCTTGTCGATTGATCCCTGATATAGATCGACAACGCCGAGTTCCATGGCGCGCCGCTTAACGACCTCGGATTGCCGCCCGGTAATTATTCCGACTCTGATTCCGCTGTTCGTCGCATTTGTGATCCCGAAGCCGTCCTGCGAGTCGAATATTTTCATTTCGATGCCGTCGGGTCCGTAAATTATGGTTCCATCGGTAAGGACTCCGTCGACGTCCAGAAAAATTGCTTTGATTTTTTTCAGCTTCGGAAGGAGTGATTGTAGTTTTGTCATTTGTACGATCCCTCCGCCGTCTCGCCATCTCTACACGGCAACTTCTTCGAGACAGTTTTCGTCATTCCGTTCACAGTTCTCGTCTCAGCATGTCGATCTTCTTCACCTGAGTGAGCAGCGGCTCGAATGACTCAAACGGGAGTTGCGTGGAGGCATCACTTAATGCCTTCCTCGGTTCAGGATGGGTTTCAAGAAAGAGCCCGTCAATTCCAACTGCAACTCCGGCGCGAGCGATTGGGAAAATATATTCGGGTTGGCCGCCCGTTTTGTCTTTCTCTGCGCCCGGCAACTGAACTGAATGAGTCGCATCCAGAATGACAGGGAAGCCGCTGTCGCGCATTATGACCAGAGACCTCATGTCGACAACAAGGTTGTGATAACCGAAGCTTGCGCCGCGCTCTGTAAGCATCACTTTGGAATTTCCGGTCGCCGCAACTTTGTCAGCCTGCAGCTTCATGTCTTCCGGTGCCATGAACTGGCCTTTTTTTATGTTGACTCCCTTGCCGGTTTTCCCGGCTGCCTGAAGGAGCTCGGTTTGCCTGCAAAGAAAGGCCGGGATCTGCAGAACATCGGCGACTTCTGCCGCCGCATCAATTTCAGTTTCAGAATGCACGTCCGTCAAAATCGGGAGCTCAAATTCTCTTCTCACCTCTTCGAGAATTTTCAACGCTTCGTCCATTCCAATTCCCGCAAAAGATTTGCCGCTTGTGCGATTCGCTTTCTTGTAACTCGATTTATAAATGTAGGGCAAGCGAAGTTTTCCGGTAATCTGTTTGGCTTCGGCCGCTACTTTCAGTGCAAGCTCGCGGCTTTCGACGACGCAAGGACCTGCGATAATCACGAGCGGATTACCATTTCCGATTTTGATTTTGCCTATTACGATTTCTCTTGTCATTTGAATTTAGAGATTTTGAGTCACTCCTGAATGAAAGCTGCCGTCGGGAGAACTCTTGAAAAGTGAAGATAGCACACTGAAAACACAGATTCATCCCGTAGAATATGTGCTCAGTCTTGACTAAGCCCAGATTTCGATTTTCATTGATCGATTGCGATTAACTAATGTATGCAAACCTAATTCTTCCGGATAATCCGGGCGATTCTGTCGAATGCAACCCTCTTGGGTTTTCACACACCCATGACGCAGTTTATCGCAACAACGTCTACTATATCCTGAACGCTGCATCCGCGTGAAAGATCGAAAGCCGGTTTCTTTAATCCCTGTACAATCGGCCCGAGTGCATCCGCACCGCCCATGCGCTGTGCCATCTTGTAACCGATGTTTCCTGCGTTCAAGTCGGGAAATATGAGTACGTTGGCCTCGCCCGCGACGGAGCTCGCCGGAGCTTTGCGCTTCGCTACGTCCGGAACGATCGCGGCGTCAAGCTGGAGTTCTCCGTCTATCTTCAAATGCGCCGCTTTCTTGCGCGCAATCTCGGTGGCCTGCACCACCTTGTCGACCAGCTCATGTTTCGCGCTGCCTTTTGTCGAGAACGAAAGCATCGCAACTCGCGGTTCTTCACCGACAAGCTTTTGATGATTCCCTGCGGTGGTAATGGCAATGTCGGCGAGCTGTTCTGCATTAGGATTCGGGACTACGCCGCAGTCGGCAAACGTATAGACTTTATTTGGAAACACAATCAGGAAGAAACTTGATACGATAGAGATTCCTTCCTGCATTCCTATTACCTGGATTCCTGCTCGAAGTACGTCGCCTGTTGTCGAAAGGGAACCTGCGACGCTTCCATCGGCGAGTCCATCCTTCAGCATCATGGCTCCCCAAAAGAGAGGATGCTTCATGGTTTGAACAGCCTGCTCCGGAGTTATGCCTTTCGATTTTCTCATCTCATAAAAAGTCCTTGCATATCGCTCCGCGTTGTCGTGATTTTCAGGATCCACGATTGCAATTCCGTTAAGGTGAGCTCCTGAGTCCTCTGCTTTTTTGCGGATTTCTTTTTCATTCCCGATAAGGAAAATGTTTGCGATCGTTTGGTCAGTGATTTTTCGTGCCGCGAGTATCGCGCGCTCATCCGTCGCGTCCGGCAGCACGACCCGGCGGTTCAATGCCTTCGCTTTCGCCTTGATTGATTCAACTAATTTTGTTTCCATGATTTTGTTTTCTTGTGATTGTTACGAATAATCTAACCTTCCTGCGCTGAAAGGGCAATGCCGCGCGGAACGGCGTGTTCGCGTTTCGGTCCGGTAGCCTAACAGTATCGGCTTGCGGATCACTCGGGATGTCAATATAAATCAGCGGAATGATGGTTTGAAGTGCCGAGGTGTGTGATG
The nucleotide sequence above comes from Candidatus Acidiferrales bacterium. Encoded proteins:
- the lptB gene encoding LPS export ABC transporter ATP-binding protein produces the protein MNESSTAQMDYTLSESSVLHSRGLYKRYKKRYVVNDVSVEVRQGEVVGLLGPNGAGKTTTFYMMVGMVKPNSGNVFIGVTQITGLPMYKRARLGIGYLPQEASIFRKMTVEDNIMAVLEYRKLNGTVRRDQADRLVEELGLSNIRKTLGYALSGGERRRTEIARALASDPKFMLLDEPFAGIDPLAVEDIMKIVVNLKKRGIGVLITDHNVHETLSIVDRAYLLFEGKILKEGTSEFLANDTEARKLYLGENFRLDRY
- the aroF gene encoding 3-deoxy-7-phosphoheptulonate synthase — translated: MVVVFEEEASEAEIENVIKVLNEFGFDVHRSTGVSRTILGAIGVKPDFDHRQIQVLPGVDEVYRVTEPYKLANRTFKPEGTVIEIKGVKIGGNEVVVMAGPCAVENENQLFTIADNVAKNGAKILRGGAFKPRTSPYSFQGLGEDGLKLLRKAGDKFNLLVITEVMDTSQIDIVAQYADILQVGARNMQNFFLLKEIGKISKPVMLKRGLAATVEEWLMAAEYILAGGNRNVMLCERGIRTFENSTRNTLDINAIPVVHKKSHLPVIVDPSHATGIREKVVPVARAAVAVGADGIMVEVHNDPAKALSDGPQSLFPDQFIQMMKEIRLIAEAIGRKVA
- a CDS encoding prephenate dehydrogenase, producing MDEFENFNSLKKIGVIGCGMIGGSIALSLAKSGHRVFVLDLPQNEKSILKHIPFVTVSKSVSDICSEGPEVIFICVPSDKTVEVIKEVAAVAHDGTIITDVAGVKKPVMDAAKECIPKNIVFVGGHPMAGSEKSGVEAAQPFLFQNAVYVLSPLRNYPEETISSLLESIQQLGARILFMDSAKHDKIAAATSHLPQLIAVELVDLINGLSKRDENFNTLAAGGFRDMTRIASSDFAVWKDVIASNRANIDDIIDVFVKRLSDLRVSITQGKLKEVEREFENAKYGRSQIRKGGKGFLHPLYDLYVVVEDKVGVLKEITTTLADSSINIKDIELLKVREGTGGMFRLSFDTEQIMDHAAQMLEREGFQILRKEYEG
- a CDS encoding glycoside hydrolase family 44 protein, translated to MRNLLPILVFFFLPTYIIAQNVSFTVMAADSAKPISPYIYGTNQLLAGGENWTAMRIGGNRLTGYNWENNASNAGSDWFQSSDDYLTSVFNIPSDSSNIPAIVTEAFYNQAHQIGSYPLVTLQMAGFVAKDKNGTVDSSETAPSSRWAYVAFQKGSHLSLQPDTGDDTVFMDEYVNFLVSKYGTASAPTGIRGYELDNEPDLWNSTHPRLHPLQPTCQEIISRSVNLSRAVKKIDSSAEIFGPVSYGFNGYLSFQGAPDWSTVSAGKGYSWFLDYYLDQMKRASDSTGKRLLDVLDLHWYPEAQGSDGNRIVNSNATTTVDNLARVQAPRTLWDPSYKEQSWIAQYFPSYLPLIPKVMESIGRYYPGTKLAFTEINYGGENDISGALATDDVLGIFAKYGVYLATFWQLNGPSQFISAAYKMYRNYDGEDSKFGDYYIPSRTSDSVDFSIYASIKSDENKIHLIVINKNYNTGVTGSFSILSSKQITGGRVWELNRYGSQIHELDSVTNISNNAFSYPIEAASICHFVLQTSATTNIVERNRTPDKFELAAYPNPFNPSCRIQYNIPDNSISRLEVYSVTGALIKTFDGLSHSGSLTWDGTNENKRKVASGVYFAILRNAEHLFATEKLLLLK
- a CDS encoding DNA polymerase domain-containing protein; translation: MTDPIIFGRNAESKVVSVFQTGDASMKIIKRIGGVAVSEERKFYPFFFVNDISLLKGFEKKFWEVELAGNNYYRYLCIFKKWTDMRSALRKAAENLHHGQKEPSVDFSEIEEIYVKQDPIFQFLMQTGITLFKDMEFSELRRMQLDIETFSISNFSVSARPEDRIILISLSDNSGWEYVIDGREKGESVMLNELVDIIKRRDPDVIEGHNIYNFDLPYILRRCEMCGVKLNIGRDSLEPKVYTSRVNFQEREIEYSNIEIPGRHIIDTWLLVQGYDSTRRELESYGLKNVAKHFGFASQDRTYIEGSKISETWLKNPDTLVRYALDDVRETRMIAEHLSQTSFYVSQMLPYNYGQIPRLGSAAKIESLFVREYLRKKHSIPKPQIGRQTSGGYTDVYMQGLFGPVVHADVESLYPSIMLSYKISPGTDELGVFQKTLKHLTKLRLDTKKEMREELDSMKRFRLDAMQSSLKILINSFYGYLGYSRGIFNDYKAADMVTETGQKILRQMISQLSNEGAVLLEVDTDGLYFVPPREHVGEENERGFITKLSRTLPQGINLSLDGRYEKMLSYKKKNYALLGFDGKIKVRGSSLISRSMERFGRDFIQKAIEYLLHENVKALHDLYVGYSHKILSRELPTGNIARTETVRESTEEYEAAVRANRRNRSASFEAAIAAGLSLRAGERVTYYIVGSDPHQPSFMNARIYDPGGSLRDKNDETRRDYNTQYYIRKLDEYAKRFFDFFEPEDFQKIFSTDEGSLFAVTLDGIKIRVNEVGGVDTKIEEEEE